One part of the Cellvibrionales bacterium genome encodes these proteins:
- a CDS encoding pseudouridine synthase, giving the protein MQNTLPQASDLPLRDGVSASCVQVPAGAWSSLLAFLCAQFPAIHETIWLSRFARGLVLDQTGKTLQPRDHCKTGARIYYYREVAQEIEIPFQEKILYQDEYILVADKPHFLPVVPSGVYVQQTLLTRLKRSTGIAQLSPLHRIDKDTAGLVMFSVNPHTRNAYQALFRERQVTKHYHAVARWNTAFTYPLVYRSRLVEDAQFFRTQEVEGAANSETVVSVLAQDGEKALYNLQPITGKKHQLRVHMAQLGMPIANDVLYPAVCEREAEDFSQPLQLLAKSLAFVDPITQALRYFESQQKLN; this is encoded by the coding sequence ATGCAAAATACCTTACCACAAGCAAGCGATCTTCCTCTGCGCGATGGCGTGAGCGCCAGTTGTGTGCAAGTGCCGGCGGGCGCGTGGTCGTCGCTGCTGGCATTTCTCTGCGCGCAGTTTCCGGCGATCCATGAAACCATTTGGTTGTCGCGGTTTGCGCGCGGTTTGGTGTTGGATCAAACGGGTAAAACTTTGCAGCCCAGGGATCACTGCAAAACCGGTGCGCGCATTTATTACTACCGCGAAGTGGCACAAGAAATTGAGATTCCTTTTCAAGAAAAAATTCTGTATCAGGATGAGTATATTTTGGTGGCCGACAAACCGCATTTTTTGCCCGTCGTACCATCCGGCGTTTATGTGCAGCAAACCTTATTGACGCGCTTAAAACGCAGTACCGGTATCGCACAGTTATCGCCACTGCACCGCATCGACAAAGACACGGCTGGCTTGGTGATGTTTTCTGTCAACCCGCACACGCGCAATGCCTATCAAGCCTTGTTTCGTGAGCGGCAGGTGACGAAACATTATCACGCTGTCGCGCGCTGGAATACTGCGTTCACTTACCCTTTGGTTTATCGCAGCCGTTTAGTGGAAGACGCGCAGTTTTTTCGCACGCAGGAAGTAGAGGGTGCGGCGAACAGTGAAACCGTGGTGAGTGTGTTGGCGCAAGATGGTGAAAAGGCGCTGTACAACTTGCAGCCGATTACTGGCAAGAAACATCAACTGCGCGTACACATGGCGCAGTTGGGTATGCCGATTGCCAATGATGTGTTGTATCCAGCAGTGTGTGAGCGAGAGGCGGAGGATTTTTCACAGCCTTTGCAGTTGTTGGCAAAATCGTTGGCGTTTGTTGATCCTATAACACAAGCGTTGCGATATTTTGAAAGCCAGCAGAAGTTGAATTAA
- a CDS encoding Fic family protein encodes MTYIHERAEWPALSWDAAKLLPLVTALRHQQGRLLGRMEEMGFALRAEASLVTLTSDVLKSSAIEGEVLDAAQVRSSVARHLGMEVAGIIPASRAVEGVVEMMLDATQQFRQPLHKERLYAWHAALFPTGRSGMRKITVGAWRKPENDPMQVVSGPIGRERVHFAAPAAVKLDAEVALFLEWFEKTDDLDPVLKAGIAHFWFITLHPFEDGNGRISRAIADMALARADGTQERFYSMSARIEAEKNDYYLALEQSQKGGTDITAWLEWFLGCLARAIADTDKQLLFVLRKARIWNQINNTCVVNDRQRNIINRLLDNFEGKLTSSKYAKLAKCSADTALRDIKILLDCGVLVQSASGGRSTAYVLAEW; translated from the coding sequence ATGACCTATATCCATGAAAGAGCGGAATGGCCGGCCTTGAGCTGGGATGCAGCCAAATTATTGCCTCTGGTCACAGCACTGCGGCACCAGCAGGGACGGTTGCTGGGGCGCATGGAGGAGATGGGGTTTGCGCTGCGCGCGGAAGCCAGTTTGGTCACCTTGACGTCCGATGTGCTCAAGTCCAGTGCCATAGAAGGGGAGGTGCTGGATGCCGCTCAGGTGCGGTCTTCTGTTGCGCGACATTTGGGCATGGAAGTGGCTGGCATCATTCCAGCCAGCCGCGCGGTGGAAGGCGTAGTTGAGATGATGCTCGACGCCACGCAGCAATTTCGCCAGCCCCTGCATAAAGAGCGCCTGTACGCGTGGCATGCCGCTTTATTTCCCACCGGCAGAAGTGGGATGAGAAAAATCACGGTAGGCGCGTGGCGCAAGCCGGAGAATGATCCCATGCAGGTGGTTTCTGGCCCCATAGGCAGGGAGCGCGTTCACTTTGCGGCACCGGCTGCGGTAAAACTGGATGCAGAAGTCGCGCTTTTTTTAGAGTGGTTTGAAAAAACTGATGATCTGGACCCGGTATTAAAAGCGGGCATTGCGCATTTCTGGTTTATCACCCTGCATCCTTTTGAAGATGGCAATGGGCGTATAAGTCGCGCCATTGCTGATATGGCTTTAGCGCGGGCAGATGGCACCCAAGAGCGTTTCTACAGTATGTCGGCGCGCATAGAAGCGGAAAAAAATGATTATTACTTGGCGTTAGAGCAGAGCCAAAAAGGCGGCACCGATATAACGGCTTGGTTGGAATGGTTTTTGGGCTGTTTGGCGCGCGCGATTGCGGATACCGACAAGCAACTCTTGTTTGTGTTGCGCAAAGCAAGAATCTGGAACCAGATTAACAATACCTGTGTGGTGAATGACAGGCAGAGAAATATTATCAATCGCCTGCTGGATAATTTTGAAGGGAAACTGACTTCATCCAAATATGCAAAATTGGCCAAGTGCTCAGCGGATACGGCATTAAGAGATATAAAAATATTGCTTGATTGCGGCGTACTTGTGCAGAGTGCGAGTGGCGGTAGAAGTACGGCCTATGTATTGGCGGAGTGGTAA
- a CDS encoding sensor histidine kinase has protein sequence MPLLNRSTQAARAPANHGKDSAHFYLPDLCNITALLPLILVGQLLALVLTIAAEPLPAFNWPRFSLLSCEVLWIVLTGAAVLCRLRGLLQRMTAASGVALCFVSLLAVIASVAIVGQWLMAYLTLSWASSVWSVIQHLTVGGILAGLVLRYFYLQQQLHLQREMQLRATLQARFQSLQSRIRPHFLFNSMNSIASLIGSDPDTAERVVEDMSALFRASLSAAEDLVSLEQEIALCERYIHIEQLRLGERLQVQWQTQLAQPNVRIPSFSLQPLIENAIYHGIQPLTQGGTIEISLNDSNGFLRCTIRNPYAEETANLQRSGNGMALENLEQRLQTHYGSGVSFAVTQENQLFTVQFTIPLHTGERA, from the coding sequence ATGCCTTTGCTCAACCGCTCGACACAAGCTGCCCGCGCACCTGCAAACCACGGCAAGGACAGCGCGCATTTCTACCTGCCCGACCTGTGCAATATCACCGCCCTGCTGCCGCTGATTTTGGTGGGGCAACTGCTGGCACTGGTGCTGACTATTGCCGCTGAACCGCTGCCCGCTTTCAATTGGCCGCGCTTTTCTCTGTTGTCCTGCGAGGTGCTGTGGATCGTGCTGACCGGTGCGGCGGTGTTGTGCCGTTTGCGCGGGCTGCTGCAGCGCATGACGGCAGCGAGCGGCGTGGCGCTGTGTTTTGTCAGCTTGCTGGCTGTGATTGCGAGTGTGGCGATAGTCGGGCAGTGGTTGATGGCCTACCTCACGCTCAGCTGGGCGAGCAGCGTGTGGAGCGTGATTCAACACCTCACCGTAGGCGGCATCCTCGCCGGTTTAGTTCTGCGCTATTTTTATCTGCAACAACAACTGCATCTGCAACGCGAAATGCAATTGCGCGCCACTTTGCAAGCGCGCTTTCAATCACTGCAATCACGCATCCGCCCGCATTTTTTATTTAACAGCATGAACAGCATCGCCAGTTTGATCGGCAGTGACCCAGACACCGCCGAGCGCGTGGTAGAAGACATGAGCGCGCTGTTTCGCGCCAGCCTTTCTGCTGCCGAAGATTTGGTGTCACTGGAGCAGGAAATTGCGCTGTGCGAACGCTATATCCATATTGAGCAACTGCGCTTGGGCGAACGCTTGCAGGTGCAATGGCAAACACAACTCGCGCAGCCCAATGTGCGCATTCCTTCTTTTTCTTTGCAGCCTTTAATTGAAAATGCGATTTATCACGGCATACAACCGCTGACACAGGGAGGCACGATTGAAATTTCTCTCAACGACAGCAACGGTTTTCTGCGCTGCACAATACGCAACCCTTATGCAGAGGAAACGGCGAACTTGCAGCGCAGTGGCAATGGCATGGCGCTGGAAAATTTAGAGCAGCGCTTGCAAACACACTACGGCAGCGGCGTGTCTTTTGCCGTGACACAAGAAAACCAGCTGTTTACTGTGCAATTTACGATTCCGCTGCACACGGGAGAGCGCGCGTGA
- the argH gene encoding argininosuccinate lyase, whose translation MPPPQDDSTIKPWGGRFSEATDAFVERFTASVVFDQRLYRQDIRGSLAHAQMLHGAGILSDADYSAIQQGLRDILAQIEAGDFAWSIALEDVHMNIEARLTDAIGIAGKKLHTGRSRNDQVATDVRLYLRDEIDAICGELTRLQRGMVELAAREHATIMPGFTHLQTAQPITFGHHVLAWNEMLERDYSRLQDCRKRLNQSPLGAAALAGTTYPIDRALTASLLGFDKPTENSLDSVSDRDFAIEFCAAAALITTHLSRMSEELVLWTSSQFNFVNLPDRFCTGSSIMPQKKNPDVPELVRGKSGRVNGHLIALLTLMKSQPLAYNKDNQEDKEPLFDTIDTVKDCLRAFADMIPAIEPKREVLYEAARRGFATATDLADYLVRKGVAFRDAHEIVGKAVGHGVKTGQDLAEMSLAELQTFGAMIEDDVFAVLTLEGSVNARNHIGGTAPAQVQAAAARAAALLDARGQG comes from the coding sequence ATGCCACCGCCGCAGGACGATAGCACGATTAAACCGTGGGGCGGCCGCTTCAGTGAAGCGACAGATGCCTTTGTGGAGCGTTTTACTGCCTCAGTGGTCTTCGATCAGCGTTTGTATCGGCAGGATATTCGCGGCTCACTCGCGCACGCACAAATGCTGCACGGCGCCGGTATTTTGAGTGATGCTGATTACAGCGCCATTCAGCAGGGTTTGCGCGATATTTTGGCGCAGATTGAAGCGGGCGATTTCGCGTGGTCGATTGCACTGGAAGATGTGCACATGAACATCGAAGCGCGTTTGACCGATGCCATCGGCATCGCCGGTAAAAAATTGCACACCGGCCGCTCGCGCAACGATCAAGTCGCCACCGATGTGCGTTTGTATTTGCGCGATGAAATTGATGCGATTTGCGGCGAGCTGACGCGCTTGCAACGCGGCATGGTGGAATTGGCAGCGCGCGAACACGCCACCATCATGCCCGGTTTTACGCATTTGCAAACCGCGCAGCCGATTACCTTTGGTCATCATGTCTTGGCGTGGAATGAAATGTTGGAGCGCGATTATTCGCGCTTGCAAGATTGCAGAAAACGCTTGAATCAATCGCCACTGGGTGCGGCGGCGCTGGCGGGCACCACCTATCCGATAGATCGCGCACTCACGGCTTCGCTGCTCGGTTTTGATAAACCGACAGAAAACTCGCTGGATTCAGTGAGCGACAGAGATTTTGCGATTGAGTTTTGCGCTGCCGCCGCGCTGATCACCACGCATTTGTCGCGCATGAGTGAAGAGCTGGTGTTGTGGACATCTTCGCAATTTAATTTTGTGAATTTGCCCGATCGTTTTTGCACCGGCTCCTCCATCATGCCGCAGAAAAAAAATCCCGATGTGCCGGAATTGGTGCGCGGCAAAAGCGGGCGCGTGAACGGCCATTTGATTGCGCTGCTCACGCTGATGAAGAGCCAGCCACTTGCGTACAACAAAGACAATCAAGAAGACAAAGAACCGCTGTTCGACACGATAGATACGGTGAAAGATTGCCTGCGTGCGTTTGCCGATATGATTCCCGCCATCGAACCCAAACGCGAAGTGCTGTACGAAGCGGCGCGGCGCGGTTTTGCAACGGCAACAGACCTCGCCGATTATTTGGTGCGCAAAGGCGTGGCGTTTCGCGATGCGCATGAAATCGTCGGCAAAGCCGTTGGTCACGGCGTAAAAACCGGCCAAGATTTGGCCGAGATGTCGCTGGCGGAATTGCAAACTTTTGGCGCGATGATCGAAGACGATGTGTTTGCGGTGTTGACACTGGAAGGTTCGGTCAATGCGCGCAATCACATCGGCGGCACGGCACCGGCACAAGTGCAAGCGGCGGCGGCGCGCGCAGCGGCGCTGTTGGATGCGCGTGGGCAAGGCTGA
- a CDS encoding type I secretion system permease/ATPase, giving the protein MEQSAVQDSGLLCLVALCRFHQLPVDAAQLAREYGGEHLLNSTDIQRAAKNLGLRYQQLNLNRRGGKQLPDAALLPAIAKNNDGSYQVLARRHAQQVLLHDLRLPQPAVLTEEAFLQQWSGELLLLSRRQSLVEGVHQQFDIRWFIPVLRKYKKMWVEIIAISFFLQIFALLTPLFFQVVMDKVLVHHGMKTLDVLAVGFLAVAVFEVLLGGIRTYVFAHTTNRMDVQLGSALYKHLLALPLAYFQSRAVGQSVARVRELENIRSFITGSALTLCIDVLFTVVFIGVLLYYSVSLSVVVLLTLPAYVLLSLLITPLLRERLDEKFKHGAANQSFLVESISGAETVKSLALEPALQRRWEDNLASYVSSSFRAQHMGNIAGQAAGFINKLMTLGILWWGAQLVMRGELSVGQLVAFNMLAGRISGPILKLVQLAQDFQQAKISLERLGDILNTPREAGFNPNRSVLPQLQGAVQFERVRFRYRHDAPLVMDDFNLHAHPGEIIGIVGRSGSGKSTLAKLLQRLYVPEAGRIRVDGVDLVTVDTAWLRRHIGVVLQNSFLFNRSIRENIALTNPAMPMEWVIRAAQLAGAHDFISALPQAYDTVVEEQGSNLSGGQQQRIAIARALINQPRILIFDEATSALDVESERVIQANMAAICKNRTVFIIAHRLSTVQGCDRILVMDKGSVIEQGTHEQLLQQRGVYAQMHRYQTEVIPLRTMHAPDKRSAVQRA; this is encoded by the coding sequence ATGGAACAATCAGCCGTGCAAGACTCCGGACTGCTGTGCTTGGTGGCGCTGTGCCGCTTTCACCAGCTGCCGGTGGATGCCGCACAGTTAGCGCGCGAGTACGGCGGCGAGCACTTGCTGAACAGCACTGACATACAGCGCGCTGCGAAAAATTTGGGGCTGCGCTATCAACAGTTGAACCTGAATCGGCGCGGTGGCAAACAGTTGCCGGATGCCGCGCTGTTGCCCGCGATTGCAAAAAATAATGACGGTTCGTATCAAGTCTTAGCGCGTCGCCATGCGCAACAAGTGCTGCTGCATGATCTGCGCCTGCCGCAGCCAGCGGTGCTGACGGAGGAAGCATTTCTGCAGCAGTGGAGCGGCGAGTTACTGCTGCTGAGTCGCCGTCAATCGTTAGTGGAAGGCGTGCATCAGCAATTTGATATCCGCTGGTTTATTCCGGTGCTGCGCAAATACAAAAAAATGTGGGTAGAAATTATCGCCATCAGTTTTTTCTTGCAGATTTTTGCGCTGCTCACGCCGCTGTTTTTTCAAGTGGTGATGGACAAAGTGTTGGTGCACCACGGCATGAAAACGCTGGATGTGCTGGCTGTCGGTTTTCTGGCGGTCGCCGTGTTTGAGGTGCTGCTGGGTGGCATACGCACCTATGTGTTTGCGCACACCACCAACCGCATGGATGTGCAACTGGGCAGTGCGCTGTACAAACATTTATTGGCCTTGCCGCTGGCGTATTTTCAGTCGCGCGCAGTGGGGCAGAGTGTGGCGCGTGTGCGCGAGTTGGAAAACATACGCAGTTTTATCACCGGCTCGGCGCTCACGCTGTGCATTGATGTGTTGTTCACCGTGGTGTTTATCGGCGTGCTGCTGTACTACAGCGTTTCGCTCAGTGTGGTGGTGCTGCTCACTTTACCTGCGTATGTGTTGCTGTCACTGCTGATTACGCCGTTGCTGCGCGAGCGCTTGGATGAAAAATTTAAACACGGTGCGGCCAATCAAAGTTTTTTGGTGGAGTCGATCAGCGGTGCGGAAACAGTAAAAAGTTTGGCGCTGGAACCGGCACTGCAGCGGCGCTGGGAAGACAATCTCGCTAGTTATGTCAGCAGCAGTTTTCGCGCGCAACACATGGGCAATATCGCAGGGCAGGCCGCAGGCTTTATCAATAAATTAATGACCTTGGGCATACTGTGGTGGGGCGCGCAGTTAGTGATGCGCGGCGAATTGAGCGTAGGACAATTGGTGGCGTTCAATATGCTGGCAGGCAGAATCAGCGGGCCTATTTTGAAACTGGTGCAGTTGGCGCAAGATTTTCAGCAGGCAAAAATTTCGCTGGAACGCTTGGGCGATATTCTCAACACGCCGCGCGAAGCAGGCTTCAATCCTAATCGTAGTGTGCTGCCGCAGTTGCAAGGTGCGGTGCAATTTGAGCGCGTGCGTTTTCGCTATCGTCACGATGCGCCCTTGGTGATGGATGATTTCAATTTGCACGCGCACCCGGGAGAAATTATTGGCATTGTCGGGCGCTCGGGTTCTGGTAAAAGTACGCTGGCGAAATTGTTGCAGCGCTTGTATGTGCCGGAAGCGGGGCGCATACGCGTAGACGGCGTGGATCTCGTTACAGTGGATACCGCGTGGCTGCGCCGTCATATCGGCGTGGTGTTACAAAACAGTTTTTTATTCAATCGCAGCATTCGTGAAAACATCGCGCTCACTAATCCTGCCATGCCTATGGAGTGGGTGATACGCGCCGCACAATTAGCCGGCGCGCACGATTTTATTTCCGCGCTGCCGCAGGCCTACGACACAGTGGTAGAAGAGCAGGGCAGCAATTTATCTGGCGGGCAACAGCAGCGTATTGCCATCGCGCGCGCTTTGATCAATCAACCGCGCATTTTAATTTTTGATGAAGCCACCAGCGCCTTGGATGTGGAATCTGAGCGCGTGATTCAGGCGAATATGGCGGCGATTTGCAAAAACCGCACGGTGTTTATCATCGCGCATCGCTTATCCACCGTGCAGGGTTGTGATCGCATTTTGGTGATGGATAAGGGCAGCGTGATTGAACAGGGCACGCATGAACAGCTGCTACAACAGCGCGGGGTTTATGCGCAAATGCACCGCTATCAAACCGAAGTGATTCCCTTGCGCACTATGCACGCGCCGGACAAACGCAGCGCGGTGCAGCGCGCATGA
- a CDS encoding HlyD family type I secretion periplasmic adaptor subunit, whose translation MREWLRKHWALDDEETARLAFLPAAVEIEHTPPHPLARWFAYCIIGFFLMAVCWAVLGKVDVVAIAEGKIIPSSRIQQIQPLEKGVVKNLFVREGQRVQAGDVLLELDRTSTGAERSRVSNELQRLEEILARSRALLQKLDGNSSEPALQNLQNALVEQEWQQYRAQLAALQNQHENRKAEKQANREVIQKLRATLPINTQRAQNMQRLAEQKLVARDQYLLQEETRINQQQDLAAAVARDTQLAAAVLETEQTMAALTAQTRAKTLTAIAESERETESLRKQLTRASDIDDKQVLYAPMDGQVKDLAVHTVGGVVLEAQQLMVIVPEDAPLEVEAWLPNKDIGFVRQHAAAVIKINTFPFTKYGTLQASVTRIAEDAVQDEKTAREKGGLLYSMSLRMARNSIWVDGREEKLLPGMQVTAEIIIGQRRIIEYFLAPLQQHLQESVRER comes from the coding sequence ATGAGAGAGTGGTTGAGAAAACACTGGGCGCTAGATGATGAGGAAACTGCGCGTTTGGCTTTTTTGCCGGCGGCGGTGGAAATTGAACACACGCCACCACACCCGCTGGCGCGTTGGTTTGCCTACTGCATAATTGGTTTTTTTCTCATGGCTGTTTGTTGGGCGGTGTTGGGCAAAGTGGATGTGGTTGCCATCGCCGAAGGCAAAATCATTCCCTCCTCGCGTATTCAGCAGATACAGCCGCTAGAAAAAGGCGTGGTGAAAAATTTATTTGTGCGTGAAGGGCAACGCGTGCAAGCTGGTGATGTGTTGTTGGAGTTGGATAGAACCAGCACTGGCGCTGAGCGCAGCCGCGTGAGCAATGAGTTGCAGCGCTTGGAGGAGATATTGGCGCGCAGTCGCGCACTGCTGCAAAAATTAGACGGCAACAGCAGCGAACCGGCCTTGCAGAATTTGCAAAATGCGCTGGTTGAGCAAGAGTGGCAGCAATACCGCGCGCAGTTGGCTGCCTTGCAAAACCAGCATGAGAATCGCAAGGCAGAAAAGCAGGCCAATCGCGAAGTGATACAAAAATTGCGCGCGACCCTGCCCATCAACACACAGCGCGCACAGAATATGCAGCGCTTGGCAGAGCAGAAATTGGTAGCGAGAGATCAGTATTTGTTGCAAGAAGAAACGCGCATTAATCAGCAGCAAGATTTAGCGGCAGCGGTCGCGCGCGATACGCAATTGGCGGCGGCGGTGTTGGAAACGGAACAAACTATGGCGGCACTCACGGCGCAGACCCGCGCAAAAACTTTGACGGCCATCGCGGAAAGTGAACGCGAAACAGAAAGTTTGCGTAAACAACTGACGCGCGCCAGTGACATTGATGACAAACAAGTGCTGTACGCGCCGATGGACGGCCAAGTGAAAGATCTCGCAGTGCACACCGTGGGCGGCGTGGTGTTAGAGGCGCAGCAGCTGATGGTGATCGTGCCGGAAGATGCGCCGCTGGAAGTGGAGGCGTGGCTGCCCAACAAAGACATCGGTTTTGTGCGGCAACACGCGGCGGCGGTTATCAAAATCAACACCTTCCCTTTCACCAAATACGGCACACTGCAAGCCAGCGTCACGCGCATTGCCGAAGATGCCGTACAAGATGAAAAAACAGCGCGCGAAAAAGGCGGCCTGTTGTACAGCATGAGTTTGCGCATGGCGCGCAACAGCATTTGGGTAGACGGCAGAGAAGAAAAACTGCTGCCAGGCATGCAGGTAACGGCAGAAATTATTATCGGCCAGCGCCGCATCATCGAGTATTTTCTCGCGCCGCTGCAGCAGCATTTGCAGGAGAGTGTTCGTGAGCGGTAG
- the tsaA gene encoding tRNA (N6-threonylcarbamoyladenosine(37)-N6)-methyltransferase TrmO, producing the protein MDQYTFQPIGILHSPFREKFGIPRQPRLTPHAISTLELFAPFNAAECLQGLEEFSHLWLSFIFHATAAQGWQPTVRPPRLGGNTTRGVFATRSMFRPNPMGLSVVELLDIVDGDKGKCLRLRGADLLDGTPILDIKPYIPYADSVSAARGSFAQAAPPTLPVQWSANAEQEAETLLLPTDLRMLIDEVLAQDPRPAYRAKQEDTQEYGVWLEEINVRFCVQQQTVWVLALQPKP; encoded by the coding sequence GTGGATCAGTATACCTTTCAGCCTATCGGCATTTTGCACTCGCCTTTTCGCGAAAAATTTGGCATTCCGCGCCAGCCGAGGCTAACGCCGCATGCCATCAGCACACTGGAACTGTTTGCGCCGTTTAATGCCGCGGAATGCCTGCAGGGTTTGGAAGAATTTTCCCACCTCTGGCTCAGTTTTATTTTTCACGCCACCGCTGCGCAGGGTTGGCAGCCGACAGTGCGTCCGCCGCGTTTGGGCGGCAATACCACGCGCGGCGTGTTTGCTACGCGCAGTATGTTTCGCCCCAACCCGATGGGTTTATCGGTGGTGGAATTGTTGGATATTGTGGATGGCGATAAAGGAAAATGTTTGCGGCTGCGCGGCGCTGATTTATTGGATGGCACGCCGATACTCGACATCAAACCGTATATTCCCTACGCCGATAGCGTGTCCGCTGCGCGCGGCAGTTTTGCGCAAGCAGCTCCGCCTACACTGCCTGTGCAATGGAGCGCAAACGCAGAGCAGGAAGCAGAGACGCTGTTGTTGCCCACCGATTTGCGCATGTTGATTGATGAAGTATTGGCGCAAGATCCGCGCCCTGCGTATCGCGCAAAGCAAGAAGATACGCAGGAATACGGTGTGTGGCTGGAAGAAATTAATGTGCGGTTTTGTGTCCAACAACAAACGGTTTGGGTGTTGGCGCTGCAACCAAAACCATAG
- a CDS encoding response regulator transcription factor has protein sequence MKILIVDDEKLARDRLARLIEKSEQHSVVGEANNGYTAIEQVEKVQPDIVLLDIRMPGMDGLEVARHLTKLDNPPAIIFCTAYGEHALEAFQTQAVGYLLKPVKAEQLLAALNTATRPNRAQLVQISASNAAASDTTAQKKTAARQHISASTRHGLVLLPVTEVRCFIADHKYVTAYHTKGELLLDDALKDLEEEFGDRFVRVHRNALVSLSHIQGMEKTPDGHYWLHLQGTDFKPVISRRNVTQLRNQLKLL, from the coding sequence GTGAAAATATTGATTGTTGATGATGAAAAACTGGCGCGCGATCGTTTGGCGCGCCTTATCGAAAAATCAGAGCAACACTCGGTTGTCGGCGAAGCCAACAACGGCTACACCGCTATCGAACAAGTGGAAAAAGTGCAGCCGGATATTGTGCTACTCGATATTCGCATGCCAGGCATGGATGGCTTGGAAGTAGCGCGCCATTTAACCAAACTCGATAATCCGCCCGCGATTATTTTTTGCACCGCCTACGGCGAACACGCGCTGGAAGCTTTTCAAACGCAAGCCGTGGGCTATTTGTTAAAGCCGGTGAAAGCCGAACAATTATTGGCGGCACTCAACACGGCCACGCGCCCCAATCGCGCGCAATTGGTGCAAATTTCCGCCAGCAATGCCGCTGCCAGCGATACCACTGCACAGAAAAAAACCGCCGCGCGCCAACACATCAGTGCCAGCACACGCCATGGCCTCGTTTTGCTGCCTGTCACCGAGGTGCGCTGTTTTATTGCCGATCATAAATATGTCACGGCATATCACACAAAAGGTGAACTGCTGTTGGATGATGCGCTGAAAGATTTGGAAGAAGAATTTGGCGACAGGTTTGTGCGAGTACATCGCAATGCTTTGGTGTCGCTGTCGCATATTCAAGGCATGGAAAAAACACCGGACGGACACTATTGGCTGCACCTGCAAGGTACCGATTTCAAACCTGTTATCAGCCGCCGCAATGTCACGCAACTGCGCAATCAGTTGAAGTTGTTGTAA
- a CDS encoding Fic family protein, which yields MSASNPAHRAGQYVRQPTGYRAFMPAALPPHPPLVLDAELTGLLSQADRALGRLDGSVLTLPNPDLFMLMYVRKEAVLSSQIEGTQSSLQDLLAAEAALYDENRPHDVDEVINYVRAMKHGLKRLHELPVSVRLVREIHTELMQGVRGSRLQPGELRESQNWIGSAGCTLNTATFVPPPAHEVPRVLGEWEKFLHADDGLPPLVKIALAHVQFETIHPFLDGNGRVGRLLITFLLTECGVLHKPVLYLSHYLKQHRQAYYDHLQAVRDKGAWEPWLVFFLRGVIEVAGEATNTARQIQLLREKNRSAITEHLGRAAGNGHRVLEKLFDRPIVSVTDVQQLTGTTHAAANTLVRRMVEVGILEEITGYARNRRFRYGAYVRLFSDEMA from the coding sequence ATGTCTGCTTCCAATCCTGCTCACCGAGCCGGTCAATATGTGCGTCAGCCCACGGGTTACCGTGCATTTATGCCGGCGGCTCTTCCGCCGCATCCACCATTGGTTCTGGATGCCGAACTCACCGGCCTTTTGTCCCAAGCTGACCGCGCCCTTGGGCGACTCGATGGCTCTGTGCTGACTTTGCCCAACCCTGATCTTTTCATGCTCATGTATGTCCGCAAGGAGGCGGTGCTGTCTAGCCAGATCGAAGGCACGCAAAGCTCCTTGCAAGACTTACTTGCCGCTGAAGCCGCTCTGTACGATGAAAACCGTCCACATGATGTGGATGAAGTTATCAATTATGTTCGTGCCATGAAGCACGGGTTGAAGCGGCTGCACGAATTGCCCGTCTCAGTGCGGCTGGTGCGTGAAATTCATACTGAGCTGATGCAAGGTGTACGCGGTAGCCGTCTGCAACCGGGCGAGTTGCGTGAAAGCCAGAACTGGATTGGCTCGGCGGGTTGCACTCTGAACACAGCCACTTTCGTACCGCCACCGGCACACGAAGTACCGCGTGTACTGGGTGAGTGGGAAAAATTCCTGCATGCCGATGATGGCCTACCACCACTGGTGAAAATTGCGCTGGCACATGTGCAGTTTGAAACTATCCATCCGTTTCTTGATGGCAATGGCCGTGTAGGGCGTTTGCTCATCACTTTCTTGCTGACCGAGTGCGGCGTGTTGCACAAGCCCGTGCTGTACCTATCGCACTACCTGAAACAGCACCGGCAAGCCTATTACGACCATTTGCAGGCGGTGCGCGACAAAGGTGCATGGGAACCGTGGCTGGTGTTTTTCCTGCGCGGCGTGATTGAAGTGGCAGGCGAGGCAACGAATACCGCAAGACAAATCCAGTTGCTGCGTGAAAAAAACCGCAGTGCGATTACCGAGCATTTAGGGCGTGCAGCGGGCAATGGTCACCGCGTGCTGGAAAAACTGTTCGACCGCCCCATCGTTTCCGTAACAGATGTGCAGCAACTAACAGGCACTACTCATGCTGCGGCCAATACATTGGTGCGGCGCATGGTGGAAGTAGGCATTTTGGAAGAGATTACTGGCTATGCGCGAAACCGCCGTTTCCGCTACGGTGCCTATGTGCGCCTGTTCTCTGACGAGATGGCATAA